The following coding sequences lie in one Arachis stenosperma cultivar V10309 chromosome 5, arast.V10309.gnm1.PFL2, whole genome shotgun sequence genomic window:
- the LOC130983093 gene encoding putative pentatricopeptide repeat-containing protein At1g12700, mitochondrial — protein MLGLRKTNSKSCLLRLQRLVALLNPIISYNLAFSSSNYCTHDSRIGVHKTVNRTQLLNSIRNLKNVDSAFNLFRKMVSMNPLPSEKDFNLLFGFIVRMKDYTTAISLIKHMCSLGVCVNVCTLNIVINCLCRLENTAFGFSVMGMMFKIGLEPTMVTLNTIVNGLCVEGNVDSAIWLVEHMESIGYQPNGVTFGAIINGLCKIGDTNAAVEWLKKMNERDCKPNVVVYNTILDGLCKDRLLSHALRLFSEMTNNGIRPTVITYNCLIHGLCNFGRWKEAASLLNEMMQGGIMPDVHTFTILVDAFCKEGMILGAKSVLSFMLQMGEEPNVVTYNSLIDGYCLQSQMEEAIKLFDLMVHKNCLPTIVTYNSLIHGWCKVKDIDKAMCLLGEMVNKGLHPGVVTWTTLIGGFCKAGKPLAAKELFLAMNKHGQVPNLQTCAVILDGLFNCHFHSEAFLLFKAMEHSNLDLDIAIYNIMLDGLCKGGKFNDARKLLSCVLAKGMKIDAYTYNIMIRGLCKEGLLDDAEDLLMKMEENGCPPNRCSYNVFVQGLLQRYDISRSRKYLQRMKNKGFPLDATTVELLICTFSANKGDNALQELLQN, from the coding sequence ATGCTGGGTTTACGAAAAACAAATTCCAAGTCTTGTTTGCTACGCCTTCAAAGGCTTGTTGCACTTTTGAATCCCATAATTTCTTATaatttggctttttcttcttcaaattaTTGTACCCATGATAGTCGCATAGGTGTTCATAAAACGGTGAACAGAACTCAACTCTTGAATTCTATTAGGAACCTCAAAAACGTTGATTCTGCTTTCAATTTGTTTCGCAAAATGGTTTCAATGAATCCTTTACCATCTGAGAAGGACTTCAACTTGCTGTTTGGTTTCATTGTGAGGATGAAGGATTACACAACTGCAATTTCTTTGATTAAGCACATGTGCTCATTAGGTGTTTGTGTTAATGTCTGTACTCTCAATATTGTTATCAATTGTCTATGCCGTTTGGAGAACACGGCATTTGGTTTCTCTGTGATGGGGATGATGTTCAAAATTGGTTTGGAGCCTACAATGGTGACACTTAACACCATTGTTAATGGACTTTGTGTTGAAGGGAATGTGGATAGTGCTATATGGTTGGTCGAGCACATGGAAAGCATTGGTTATCAACCCAATGGTGTCACCTTTGGAGCAATTATTAATGGTTTGTGTAAGATTGGAGACACAAATGCTGCAGTTGAGTGgttgaagaagatgaatgaaagGGATTGCAAGCCGAATGTTGTTGTTTACAACACAATTTTGGATGGTCTATGCAAGGATAGGTTGCTATCTCATGCTTTGAGATTGTTCTCTGAAATGACCAACAATGGTATTCGGCCTACCGTTATCACTTATAATTGCTTGATTCATGGCTTGTGTAACTTCGGTAGATGGAAAGAGGCTGCTTCTTTACTGAATGAGATGATGCAGGGGGGAATTATGCCGGATGTGCACACTTTTACAATCTTGGTGGATGCTTTTTGCAAGGAGGGCATGATTTTGGGGGCGAAAAGTGTGCTAAGTTTCATGCTGCAGATGGGAGAGGAGCCTAATGTTGTTACCTATAACTCTTTGATTGATGGATATTGTTTGCAAAGTCAAATGGAGGAGGCTAtcaaattatttgatttgatggTTCATAAGAACTGCTTGCCAACCATTGTGACTTATAACTCTTTAATCCATGGATGGTGCAAAGTTAAAGACATCGATAAGGCCATGTGTCTCTTAGGAGAAATGGTTAACAAAGGATTACATCCAGGTGTTGTAACTTGGACCACTCTTATAGGTGGGTTTTGCAAAGCAGGTAAACCACTAGCTGCAAAGGAATTGTTTCTTGCAATGAACAAACATGGACAAGTTCCCAATCTCCAGACCTGTGCTGTTATATTGGATGGCCTATTCAATTGTCATTTCCATTCTGAagcatttttgttgtttaaGGCAATGGAGCACAGTAATCTGGATCTTGATATTGCAATTTACAATATCATGCTTGACGGATTGTGCAAAGGTGGAAAATTCAATGATGCACGGAAgcttctttcttgtgttctagCTAAAGGGATGAAAATTGATGCGTATACTTATAACATAATGATTAGAGGTCTATGCAAAGAAGGATTGTTGGATGATGCTGAAGACTTGCTCATGAAAATGGAAGAGAATGGTTGCCCACCTAATAGATGTTCTTATAATGTATTTGTCCAAGGGTTGCTGCAAAGATATGACATTTCAAGGTCAAGAAAATACCTTCAAAGAATGAAAAACAAGGGCTTTCCCTTAGATGCTACCACTGTAGAATTGCTTATCTGCACCTTCTCAGCTAATAAAGGAGACAATGCATTGCAAGAGTTGCTGCAGAACTGA